A stretch of Episyrphus balteatus chromosome 2, idEpiBalt1.1, whole genome shotgun sequence DNA encodes these proteins:
- the LOC129911975 gene encoding probable cytochrome P450 318a1: protein MAAIENNLVLVCFLLSAIYVWINRAKYKLIWKLNGVRGILQQPLLFIIMCFMLDPKRLLETLRYLRKYFKRPLAFLFGVQSVLYVDDPVLMERVLNSPECLDKTFLQDGFFVRKGLLHAKGQKWKIRRKQLNPTFSYSVLMSFFPTYNSVANSLQAKFNDYLGDQEFNEIEDIISRAVLVTACQTTMGTETNFLENDEHEIAQTYKKLLRISSIKTIKPWLQIDFLFRMTKLYNTDIELNKMAADFVKDIVSRKHNEWKKNERNTSTIETALWEEEQGTQRKKRNFIEQIFHLAENGEITLQDIMDECNSMVLVAFETVSNSILLALLCLAMYPETQKKLRQEIHSTFPNGDVSSISGDNLKDMKFLDMVINESLRLVTTIPMALRGVSEDFVLKDDIVIPKGTFIILDTFNMQRDSVLWGPMAEEFYPEHFLQENVAKRHPYTYVPFMKGLRFCIGWRYSLMLTKVIIAKLIHSYNFETETKLKDLKFIEGISLKIRDCDKIKFTVSRVKNQ, encoded by the exons ATGGCAgctattgaaaataatttggtTTTGGTGTGTTTTTTGTTAAGTGCGATTTATGTTTGGATAAATCGGGCGAAATATAAACTCATATGGAAATTAAACGGTGTCCGCGGCATATTGCAACAACCtttgttgtttattattatGTGTTTCATGCTTGATCCAAAaa GATTACTGGAAACACTGCGATATCTTCGAAAGTATTTTAAAAGACCTTTGGCGTTTTTATTTGGCGTTCAGTCTGTACTCTATGTTGACGATCCAGTTTTAATGGAAAGAGTTTTAAACTCTCCTGAATGTCTagataaaacatttttgcaagATGGATTTTTTGTCAGAAAAGGATTACTTCATGCCAAAG gtcaaaaatggaaaataagaCGAAAGCAACTTAATCCAACCTTCAGCTACAGTGTTCTCATGAGTTTCTTTCCAACATACAATAGCGTCGCCAACTCACTCCAAGCCAAATTCAATGATTACCTAGGCGATCAAGAATTCAACGAAATCGAGGACATTATAAGTAGAGCAGTTCTGGTCACAGCGTGTC AAACCACTATGGGAACGGAAACAAATTTCTTGGAAAATGATGAACACGAAATTGCTCAAACCTACAAAAA ACTCTTGAGGATATCATCGataaaaacaatcaaaccaTGGTTACAAATTGATTTCCTATTCCGAATGACTAAACTCTATAATACAGACATAGAACTCAATAAAATGGCCGCAGATTTTGTCAAAGAT atTGTGAGCAGAAAACACAACGAATGGAAAAAGAACGAACGAAACACAAGCACCATTGAGACGGCATTATGGGAAGAGGAACAGGGAACGCAACGTaagaaaagaaatttcattgagCAAATTTTCCACTTGGCAGAAAATGGCGAAATCACGTTACAGGACATTATGGATGAATGCAATTCTATGGTTTTGGTT GCATTCGAAACAGTCTCAAACAGTATACTGCTGGCATTGCTCTGTCTGGCAATGTATCCGGAAACTCAAAAGAAGTTACGCCAGGAGATACACTCAACATTTCCAAATGGTGATGTCTCGAGTATATCCGGGGATAATCTGAAGGATATGAAGTTTCTGGATATGGTTATTAACGAGTCTCTGCGTCTAGTTACTACCATCCCCATGGCATTGAGAGGTGTCAGTGAGGATTTTGTGTTGAAGGACGATATCGTTATACCAAAGGGTACCTTCATCATATTGGACACATTTAATATGCAACGAGATTCGGTCCTTTGGGGTCCAATGGCAGAAGAATTCTACCCAGAGCACTTTTTGCAAGAGAATGTGGCCAAGCGACATCCATATACATACGTTCCCTTTATGAAGGGATTGAGGTTTTGCATAG GATGGCGTTATAGTCTTATGCTGACCAAGGTTATAATAGCCAAACTCATTCATTCGTATAACTTTGAGACTGAAACAAAGCTAAAGGATTTGAAGTTCATCGAAGGGATATCATTGAAAATAAGGGATTgcgataaaattaaatttactgtgAGTAGGGTTAAGAATCAATAA
- the LOC129911974 gene encoding tyramine beta-hydroxylase, translated as MLTSPGSIMPRQVLWIGFLLVILLGCMPLKSHANKLSQTKLHEIYLDDHKEIKLSWMVDWYKQEVLFHVQNAFNPEHRWFYLGFSKRGELGDADICFFENQNGFFNVVTDTYTSSDGRFVHKDYQQDCELFKMDDATLAFKRKFDTCDPLDFRMHEGTMYIMWARGIIPLAMEDHQFAFPNASKRESGIKMMQLLRADKIIIPETDLKQTVIRLDNVKVPSKETTYWCHIQRLDDFLEVKHHIVQFEPLITSFDLVHHMEVFHCQTDPTVEIPLYNGDCDMLPKEAKVCSKVIALWAMGASTFTYPPEAGLPVGGGDYNPYIRLEVHFNNPDLIEGRIDSSGMRVQMVSNLRQFDAGVMELGLEYTDKMAIPPGQTGFPLSGYCIAECTRVALPNSGIIIFGSQLHTHLRGVRILTRHFRKEEELREVNRDDFYSHHFQEMRNLRYKPRVLPGDALVTTCYYNTIGYENATLGGFSISDEMCVNYIHYYPATELEVCKSSVSEETLENYFIYMKKKEHQRTVNLNGARSTNYRSIKWTQPRIDQLYTMYVQEPLSMQCNKSDGHRFEGFQWEGVPITPVEIQVPIHRKSCHNYNPFWMKPLDEGACDLLGECIY; from the exons AACTCTCACAAACGAAACTTCACGAAATATACCTAGATGACCATAAGGAAATTAAACTGAGTTGGATGGTAGACTGGTACAAACAGGAAGTTCTATTTCACGTACAAAATGCATTCAACCCCGAACATCGTTGGTTTTATTTGGGATTCTCGAAACGCGGCGAATTGGGGGATGCTGATATttgcttttttgaaaaccagaacgGCTTCTTCAACGTCGTTACAGACACGTACACCAGTTCCGATGGACGTTTTGTTCACAAGGATTACCAGCAAGATTGCGAGCTATTCAAAATGGACGATGCGACTCTGGCATTCAAGAGAAAGTTTGACACTTGTGACCCTCTGGACTTTAGAATGCAT GAGGGTACTATGTACATAATGTGGGCTAGAGGAATTATTCCCTTAGCCATGGAAGACCACCAATTTGCATTTCCCAATGCATCCAAACGGGAATCTGGCATTAAAATGATGCAGCTTCTGAGGGCCGATAAAATTATCATACCCGAGAC GGACTTAAAACAAACTGTGATCCGGTTGGACAATGTAAAGGTTCCCTCAAAAGAAACAACATACTGGTGCCATATTCAGAGGCTGGACGACTTCCTCGAAGTCAAACACCACATCGTACAGTTCGAGCCGCTCATCACGTCTTTCGACCTAGTACATCACATGGAAGTATTCCACTGTCAGACAGATCCTACTGTCGAAATACCCCTCTACAATGGGGACTGTGATATGTTGCCGAAGGAGGCCAAAGTTTGCTCTAAGGTAATTGCACTGTGGGCAATGGGGGCCAGTACATTCACATATCCACCAGAAGCTGGACTCCCTGTGGGCGGAGGAGACTACAATCCTTACATACGACTGGAAGTACATTTCAATAATCCCGATCTAATAGAAG GACGTATTGACAGCTCCGGTATGAGGGTGCAGATGGTGTCCAATCTAAGACAATTTGATGCCGGTGTCATGGAACTCGGATTGGAGTACACTGATAAAATGGCTATACCACCCGGTCAGACGGGATTCCCCCTGAGTGGATATTGTATTGCCGAATGTACAAGAGTG GCATTACCAAACTCTGGAATAATCATTTTTGGATCACAATTGCATACACATTTGAGAGGCGTTCGTATCCTAACAAGGCATTTTAGAAAGGAAGAGGAGCTGAGAGAAGTCAATAGGGATGATTTCTATTCACACCATTTTCAAGAGATGCGAAATTTAAGATACAAACCGAGGGTGCTACCG GGAGATGCATTGGTAACAACTTGCTACTACAATACAATCGGCTACGAAAACGCAACACTAGGTGGATTCTCCATTAGCGATGAGATGTGCGTCAACTACATCCACTACTATCCAGCCACAGAGCTCGAAGTCTGCAAGAGCTCTGTCTCCGAAGAGACCCTGGAGAATTACTTTATTTACATGAAAAA GAAGGAGCACCAGAGAACTGTAAATTTGAATGGAGCACGTTCGACAAATTATCGTAGCATTAAGTGGACTCAGCCCCGCATTGATCAATTATACACAATGTATGTCCAGGAGCCGCTATCAATGCAGTGCAATAAATCCGATGGACACCGATTCGAAGGCTTTCAATGGGAGGGTGTCCCCATTACTCCTGTGGAAATCCAAGTGCCAATACATCGGAAGTCCTGTCACAATTACAATCCATTCTGGATGAAACCATTGGACGAAGGAGCGTGCGACTTGCTAGGCGAGTGTATTTATTAG